The DNA region TTGTAATACTAAAAGAATCTACTTGTTACTcaatttggaaaataatctgTTGCACAGAGGCATCCAGGCCTCCTCCTCTAATTCCGGCCCTGGTTTTCATAGTACAAAAGCCCATGATATCCATgttcataaatacatatagataACACTTTTcaattatcatatatttatttacaaattttatcttaaaattagATAGAACAGTTTTACTTTTGACTGTTTTGAATGAACACCCATaagcatacaaaaaaagaGTATTAACGAAACAGCAAAACgacaaatttaaacaaaagttttattcCAATGTGTACTCACGTAAATCgaagataatatttacattatttcttGAACAGATAAGAAAtctacacaattttttttatatacatttttgcgTTTGTAGTTGGCTTTGTATTAGTGAGTTCCTCTACGAAGTATATTGATAATACCAAACTATATTAAACATCCGTTATTCCGGAATCATCTCCAACTAGCAGGTATTACAGACACTTCTAAAACGGGCTAAGACTGATGTAAGCTTAGCCTCTGAGCTTGGTtttcatatttgtattaaGAAACTTACGGACGAACAAAACGCAAAAAATAAGTAAGATGTTTGGTTCGTTTTTACTAAGACCTTCAAAACTACTGTATAAAGGAACCTAAGCTGCCTGACAAATAACTTCATTAGATTCCAGAGAGTGCATTgttataatcaaattaaaatgttcagattacatttacaatgattaatttGTCGCACTAGGCAGCGCTAAATTTGTTATAGTAGTCTATTTTCATCAAATTTttctcatttaattaattagatatGACATCAACGTTGATTTGAACTAATGCCAGACTTAGTTCGCATGCTCATGTGTCTGTGGATGGCTTTGTAAGCTTTCTTTACCTTTCTCCTTTAATAGATGTATATCAAGCAAGGTCTTCCCTAATTCCCCGGTTCTGAATCCCCGGATCATTGTGCGTGCTGTTTCTATTAAATCTGGAACATCCCTCATTCGGCCGTCATAATCCCGGACACGTCTTATCCGGTTGAATTTCGCACTGCCAGCAATCAGTacctacaataattataacataatgaTAACGGTAATGGCGGGAAGGCATAAATTTTCTTAGAAATCTGTTCGgtatttttctgtataaaatGTTACCTTGAACTCGTTACTAgtatgatatttaatttaagcaaaatttttaagacaaattgCCAGCAAATgttctaaaaacaaaaatataatataatagaaacaacaatattttagaattataacaaacaatattgttttcacaatgacattttaataactaCTAGAAGCAGTGAAGTTAACATACCCTATTGATATCATCAGTTGGCTCCTCCAATCCCATATAGTCTACATATTTAAAGTTCTCATGAGCATTGAGCCAGTACAGCAAATAGTCCGCTATTATCTCTTCACCAACTAAATGGTCTTGTAAAGATGCACAAAGTGCTAGCTTTAAACCCATCTCAACATTGGTTACGGATGGCTCTAAAATACCTATAAACAAAggggaataaaataaaatgagcaaataattttattagactTTGAGACTAATAAAAACTCCattatgtaaattgtttttagaaTACTAGACTAGATCTATAAGGCATTAAATTCTTAAAGAAAAACTACGGAAAAAACCTTGAAACTGCTCATAATATGACCACAAtggtttctatattatttatttatctttagtttAGACCACACAAACTACATTACATAAACTTGTTAGTTTTTAAACTACCTCCTTATATcgtagtatattttattatactgttGAATGTATGTCATAACTAGAAATCTTACCTGGTGTATCAAACATGAAAATATGAGGATTGCTATTTATCCTTATCTTGGTATGCATACTCTTTGTAACTCCAGCTACCGCACCAACTTGTAAAGCATGTTTCTGGTGAGTATTTTTACTTCTTAGCatgtttattaaagaagaTTTACCCACATTAGGTACACCAATTATCAATACATTATAATCTTGTTCTTCACTACGATTATATCTGATGATAATAATTAGATGCATTTAGAGAACAATTGTACTTTATTACAAGAATAAACTCAAGTATTTTCAGGGTAAATGTTTATAGTTGTACacatttaataatgataacaatattttataaacataaatttaatatgtaaaaattcaatcaattaaatagtaaaatcTAACCATTGGAATAACAAATTACCTGTTGGAATCCTTTATTAGGTCTATCAGTAGCGGTTTGAGTATTTTAAGTCCTCTGCATAACTGATCTTTACTATTTGTAAACACCACATTTTTTACACCATCTTCTGCCGTTAACTGATCCTTGATTCTTGGTACTAATGATTTAATGGCTAAgtctttcttatttaaaactaatatatgtGGTTTTGCACCTGTTATTGTACTAGTAAAAATGGGATTTCTCCCAGAAAATGGAATTCTGGCGTCATGAACTTCGATGACACAATCGACGGATTTTAATTtcctctgtatctgttttaaacCTTTATTCATGTGCCCAGGAAACCAACGCAGTAAATCTTTGGTTACGTACGGGCATGTTTTTCTAAAACTGTACGCTGCTGCATCAAACTTTAATGCCATTCTTATCAGAGGTTATGTTTACGTTAAATATCAAATGTAACTCACaccatatttctttaaatatcaatattatgtaACATAACATATGACATAAACAATTGCATATACGTTttgatttatatgtttataaataaattaggaaGAAAACACACATAACTCTcttttcaaaacaaattaactCAGTACTTGTCAAAACTCATCGTATTTATTGAATGTCAGATGTCAAGTACCATGAATcccaaagaaaataatttcctttctccatgattatttatagaatCGTCAATTGAAAATACAAACGTTTTGATCTCGTTACCAgaccataaaattatttaaaaaaaacaaacattttcagGAGTGTACGTTATATAATTTAGAGCATGTAACTCTCTCTTTAGTTTCTGAAGCCTTATCTCAATATCCTAATTACTATTGTACTATGGACAATTTCGGTAATttgtattagatttatttattaaaatctggGCTTGTTGGCCCCACACATAACAATGAACAGGATAAACGAAGATATAAATTTTGCAACCAATGTGTGTCTTCGATGATAAGTACTGACGGCATGCAACAGTTTAAAGCTAACAATTGTTTACAATCACTCTAcacttataaacattattataagatcacaaaataaaagacgtttaattacaaattacttTGAATTACATTGAGacgtcaatataaaatatattattcatgaTCAGCGAACGAATTTACCAATGTTACACATCTACATGCCAGTTATTTAGATGTAAAAAATTCTTAGAATCTGTCAATaatgacattaaaaataaacacttcaTATTTCACAATACCTTTATTCTAAGAGATAAGTTCACGTAATTTACTGTGCAAATAGGTAAAAGGCCCTCAAGATGTCGAAGACATTTATGTTGGAGCCTGATTTGATCGCAGCCGGTGAAAATGCAATGCCAGATCTCAATAATGATTTAGTTTTAGCCAAGAACTTTTTGAAACAGCAAAGTGCAGCTACTGCAGATTCTTTGTGAGTATTTCAAATACTACGTTGCCTTTTCTAAACTATGACTCGTCATTTACgatattattagatatagCGTCTACTAGTAACTAGTTAGACGCTTCCAGTAAGTACAGCGTCAGTGAAGATTGTTTATAGTCACTAGTTACTAAGTACTACAGAACtcgatacatttaaaataacattacctTTATTACCCTCCTAATTAATACGAATTCCTGAGGTTAATAGATTTGtctcaaataataaacatttttaaggtATGACCACCTCGTTGACATAGTTCAGAAGATCCTAACACAGAAACCGCCAAATGTAGTTGATAACTTCGAGCAATATTCATGGGAAGTGAAGCAAGATAAATTTCGGCCAAACTTCGACTTGCTTAACGATGTCTATTTATCGCCACCTCAACTAGCCATTGTGCGGAGAGTCGATGAAATGTTTcgtgtaattaataattgttaaacttATAACTGTTACTTAAGTAAAAGCCACATTACAGTCTGACCTCTTAAGAGGTTTAATCTACGGTCTAATTACATACATACTCAAAATCAGATTTTCAATTGTCCGAAATTGGTACTCTCTAAAAAAGTGTCAATActgaatatttgaaaataaccaattcgacttagggtccttcaagaaaagagcgtaccaattcttgaaaggccggcaacgcacttgcgagccttctggcaatgtaagtgtccatgggcggcggtatcgcttaacatcaggtgagcctcttgcccgtttgcctgctaatacataaaaaaaataaaaaaaaaactatgacGTCAGTAGCGCTAATGTTAAGAACTTGGAATTGTTTTTGAAGCGAGATTACAGAGAACTGAGGTTATTAATAGGATTAGAGATAGGTCTCTAGTATAAAAATACCAGTTGTCTTCCAATCGGGTTAAAATACAGGtacttaaaagaaaaattatggTATTAAAAgacacataataatatttaaaaaatctgcaGCTTGTAGCCAGTAAGTCGCAGAAGATGGAGGAAGTAGGTGAAGAGGAACAGGAATTAGATCTGGAAGAAGAAGATTCGAAACCACGAATAGCTGACCTCATAGATAATAACTATTACTTCAAACAGGTAACTGTTTTATGTGTTATCTACGTTATTGCTACGAGCAAGGAaagaaaattctttaaattttgaagaaataatacattataatcatttatttgctaAATATCGTATAGGTACAACAATGTACAGATGGTACAATATGATTTGTTCCGATATTGAGTCAGTCGCCAGGCACAGGATTTAGGATAGGGCTACATCGGGGCCTCCACAAAAGAGGGGacagtagaattattttatttcggaaaataaatattttatattccgaCTAGCGGTATATATAGTGATATTCTTTTCCGCTGTTTTACCTTAGTACAaacatgtttatattattcttaaatataaacagaaaacattCATTTGTATCTGTTAACTACTACAATAATATActtgtttttacaaaaaatattgatttaaaatgaaGAGACACAATTTTTAGCCCCTATCAATTTAGCCGAGCAATGTTTTCAACAATGCGACAATCGTCAAGCACGTAAGCTGcactattacattaaattccAGGCAGGATACGGCTTACCAGAAAATGAATGCTATGCCCTTTACATTGCTCTTAACATGTTGGCTATCAAAGAACCAGTCGCCACAGTTAGGtgagtattttctttaaataaaatctataccAACGTTTTGTCAAAATCTATGTATTAACATAGGAAAGTTATTAGaccaaatagttttaaattcttgTTTTTAAACAGGTTCTTCGGTAAAATATATGGTACAAAAGCCAATTACTACATTGCGGAAACAGACTTAACAATTGAGGAGCTAGACCGACGGATTCgggtaaattaaatataatataataaaacgaacctgttaataaaatagtttaaatcaCGAGCAGCGTTATCCTAagggcttcagcgtgcgactcccatccctgaggtcgtaggttcgatccccggctgttcacgaatggactttttttctgtgtgtgcatttaacattcgctcaaatggtgaaggaaaacatcatgaggaaaccggcttgccttagacacaaaaagtcgtcggcgtgcgtcaagcacaggaggctgatctcct from Pieris brassicae chromosome 2, ilPieBrab1.1, whole genome shotgun sequence includes:
- the LOC123720671 gene encoding mitochondrial GTPase 1; this translates as MALKFDAAAYSFRKTCPYVTKDLLRWFPGHMNKGLKQIQRKLKSVDCVIEVHDARIPFSGRNPIFTSTITGAKPHILVLNKKDLAIKSLVPRIKDQLTAEDGVKNVVFTNSKDQLCRGLKILKPLLIDLIKDSNRYNRSEEQDYNVLIIGVPNVGKSSLINMLRSKNTHQKHALQVGAVAGVTKSMHTKIRINSNPHIFMFDTPGILEPSVTNVEMGLKLALCASLQDHLVGEEIIADYLLYWLNAHENFKYVDYMGLEEPTDDINRVLIAGSAKFNRIRRVRDYDGRMRDVPDLIETARTMIRGFRTGELGKTLLDIHLLKEKGKESLQSHPQTHEHAN